A stretch of Pogoniulus pusillus isolate bPogPus1 chromosome 25, bPogPus1.pri, whole genome shotgun sequence DNA encodes these proteins:
- the BROX gene encoding BRO1 domain-containing protein BROX → MTHWFHRNPLKATAPVAFNFYGVATSPAAGKVCNDLRLSRTRLLELFTDSSCNPEMMKNATDLYFSLLQGFILSPDESSQDCKLRYIQNFKWTDTLQGQVPSAQQDAVFELVSMGFNVALWYTKYASRLAGKEDITEDEAKDVHRSLKIAAGIFKHLKESHIPKLITPVEKGRDLEARLIDSYIIQCQAEAQEVTIARAIELKHNPGLIAALAYETANFYQKADQTLSSLDPAYAGKWRKYLNLKTCFYMAYAYCYHGQTLLASDKCGEAIRSLQESEKFFAKAEALCKEYGETKGPGTTAKPSGHLFFRKLGSLIKNTLEKCQRENGFIYFQKVPAEAPQLELKANYGLVEPVPFEFPALNAHWTPETLAAFDLTKRPKDDTAKPKPDEEVKPLKEPDIKPQKDSGCQIS, encoded by the exons ATGACCCACTGGTTTCATCGCAACCCTTTGAAGGCTACAGCTCCTGTTGCATTCAATTTTTATGGGGTAGCTAccagtcctgctgcaggaaaagTTTGCAA TGATTTGAGGTTATCTCGAACACGACTGTTGGAGCTCTTCACAGACTCGAGTTGTAATCCAGAAATGATGAAGAATGCAACTGACTTGTACTTCTCACTCTTGCAAG GTTTTATCCTTTCACCAGATGAATCTTCCCAAGACTGCAAGTTGAGATACATTCAGAATTTCAAGTGGACAGACACATTACAAGGACAAGTTCCAAG CGCCCAGCAGGATGCAGTGTTTGAACTGGTTTCCATGGGATTTAATGTTGCCCTGTGGTACACAAAATATGCATCTAGACTcgctggaaaagaaga TATAACAGAAGATGAAGCAAAAGATGTTCACAGAAGCCTGAAGATAGCAGCTGGGATTTTTAAACACTTGAAG GAAAGTCACATTCCCAAACTGATTACGCCTGTAGAAAAGGGAAGAGATTTAGAAGCTCGACTTATAGACTCTTacatcatccagtgccaagctGAAGCTCAAGAAG TGACAATTGCTCGGGCTATTGAGCTGAAACACAATCCAGGGCTAATAGCTGCTCTTGCTTATGAAACAGCTAACTTCTACCAAAAAGCTG ATCAAACATTATCCAGTTTGGATCCAGCCTATGCAGGTAAATGGAGGAAGTACTTAAACTTGAAGACCTGTTTCTATATGGCTTAT GCATACTGTTACCACGGTCAGACTTTACTGGCAAGTGATAAATGTGGGGAAGCAATCAGATCTCTGCAGGAATCAGAAAAAT TTTTTGCCAAGGCTGAAGCACTGTGCAAAGAATATGGAGAAACTAAAGGGCCTGGAACTACTGCCAAACCTTCTGGACATCTCTTCTTTAGGAAGTTGGGAAGTTTGATTAAGAACACACTAGAAAAATGCCAGAGAGAGAATGGATTCAT CTATTTTCAGAAGGTGCCAGCAGAGGCTCCCCAGCTGGAACTGAAAGCAAACTATGGCTTAGTAGAGCCTGTTCCCTTTGAATTCCCTGCCTTGAACGCACACTGGACTCCTGAAACACTTGCAGCATTTGATCTCACCAAGAGGCCAAAGGATGACACT GCTAAACCAAAACCAGATGAAGAAGTAAAACCTCTGAAGGAACCAGATATAAAGCCTCAAAAAGACAGTGGATGTCAGATTTCTTAA